A single Bosea sp. PAMC 26642 DNA region contains:
- a CDS encoding four-carbon acid sugar kinase family protein, whose protein sequence is MAIGLGIISDDFTGGLMVASWLERAGIACPYIVDPDALDDLGDAEAAIVATRARFLPPQEATALVAELSERLDALRTRQVFYKYCATFDSTDKGNIGPCADLLMAKYGLDRMLFCPGFPDFRIFVHEGYMFYKDRLISESIKRFDPITPMNDPDMARVLQRQTARRVGLLPHHILHQGFAAARDWLDAQVAAGISCFITDSVDNDDVRRAAELSLDWPAMTGGDGIAIALATLWRERRPNDAGAPLRPQLCSAEGLGAILAGSCGPATLDQLDHFSLTGPLLRIDLRRAESGGAEVGAALAWAAPHLAAGRDIAITTAAGPDEVSEAQARFGVMGAARLAETVLAGIATGLHRRGVRRFVVAGGETSGAVVAALGVRQMQVAPFDALGAGSCISIDGPPGSFFLKPGKIGEVDVFGRALAKLGSQVWR, encoded by the coding sequence ATGGCAATCGGGCTTGGCATCATCTCCGACGATTTCACCGGCGGCCTGATGGTCGCGAGCTGGCTAGAGCGGGCCGGTATCGCGTGTCCCTATATCGTCGACCCCGACGCGCTCGACGATCTCGGCGACGCGGAGGCCGCGATCGTCGCGACGCGCGCCCGCTTCCTGCCTCCGCAAGAAGCAACCGCGCTCGTCGCCGAGCTCAGCGAACGGCTCGATGCGCTGCGGACGCGGCAGGTCTTCTACAAATACTGCGCCACCTTCGATTCCACCGACAAGGGCAATATCGGCCCCTGCGCCGATCTGCTGATGGCGAAATACGGGCTCGACCGGATGCTGTTCTGTCCGGGCTTTCCGGATTTCCGCATCTTCGTCCATGAAGGCTACATGTTCTATAAGGACCGACTGATTTCGGAATCGATCAAGCGCTTCGATCCGATCACGCCGATGAACGATCCCGACATGGCGCGCGTGCTGCAGCGCCAGACGGCGCGCCGGGTCGGGCTGCTGCCGCATCACATCCTGCATCAGGGCTTTGCTGCAGCGCGGGACTGGCTTGACGCGCAAGTGGCTGCCGGCATCTCATGCTTCATCACTGACTCTGTCGACAATGATGATGTCCGGCGGGCAGCAGAACTCTCGCTGGATTGGCCGGCGATGACCGGCGGCGACGGCATCGCGATCGCGCTGGCTACGCTGTGGCGCGAGCGCAGGCCGAACGACGCGGGAGCGCCGCTGCGCCCGCAGCTTTGCTCGGCAGAGGGCCTGGGAGCGATCCTGGCCGGAAGCTGCGGACCGGCGACGCTGGACCAGCTCGACCATTTTAGCCTGACCGGCCCTCTACTGCGGATCGACCTTCGCAGGGCGGAATCAGGCGGGGCGGAGGTCGGGGCCGCGCTTGCATGGGCTGCTCCTCACCTTGCCGCCGGCCGCGACATCGCAATCACGACGGCGGCCGGTCCAGATGAGGTCAGCGAGGCTCAGGCCCGTTTCGGGGTCATGGGCGCGGCCCGCCTGGCGGAGACGGTCCTTGCCGGGATCGCCACGGGGCTCCATCGGCGGGGCGTCCGCCGCTTCGTCGTCGCAGGCGGCGAGACGTCGGGCGCCGTCGTCGCGGCGCTCGGGGTCCGGCAGATGCAGGTCGCGCCTTTCGACGCGCTCGGAGCTGGTTCCTGCATCAGCATCGACGGGCCGCCGGGATCATTCTTTCTGAAGCCTGGCAAGATCGGGGAGGTCGATGTGTTCGGGCGGGCTTTGGCAAAGCTCGGCAGTCAGGTCTGGCGCTGA
- a CDS encoding dihydroxyacetone kinase subunit DhaK has product MKKIMNAPDRFVDEMLDGLVAAHPSLIRSGRVVRAAHAPRQGRVGVVSGGGSGHLPLFTGYVGRGLLDACAIGDVFAGPSVDACQAAIKAADSGRGVLRLYGNYGGDRMNFDLAGELLEEDGIQTTTVLGTDDIASAGPDEAHKRRGVAGIVYAYKIAGAAAGKDLDLDAVTALAQRAVSRCRTIGVALAPCQIPGAAGPTFTLGPDEIELGMGIHGEPGIWRDRLKSADALADEMLDRLLADPVEGASKRVSVLVNSLGATPLEELFIVYRRIAATLSERGFSIVRPLVGPMVTSMEMAGMSVSLLHLDDELEALLGAPADCPFWRV; this is encoded by the coding sequence ATGAAAAAGATCATGAACGCGCCCGACCGTTTCGTCGACGAGATGCTCGATGGACTGGTAGCGGCCCACCCATCGCTGATCCGCAGCGGCCGCGTCGTCCGGGCCGCCCATGCGCCACGCCAGGGCCGCGTCGGCGTCGTTTCCGGCGGCGGGTCAGGGCATCTGCCGCTGTTCACCGGCTATGTCGGGCGCGGCCTGCTCGACGCCTGCGCCATTGGCGACGTTTTCGCCGGCCCCTCGGTCGATGCCTGCCAGGCCGCGATCAAGGCCGCCGATAGTGGGCGCGGCGTGCTGCGGCTCTACGGAAACTATGGTGGCGACCGAATGAACTTCGACCTCGCGGGCGAGCTCCTGGAGGAAGACGGCATCCAGACCACGACCGTTCTCGGCACCGACGACATCGCCAGCGCTGGCCCCGACGAGGCGCATAAGCGCCGTGGCGTCGCCGGCATCGTCTATGCCTACAAGATCGCCGGTGCGGCCGCCGGGAAAGACCTTGATCTCGACGCCGTCACGGCGCTGGCGCAGCGCGCCGTCTCGCGCTGCCGCACCATCGGCGTCGCGCTGGCGCCATGCCAGATTCCGGGCGCCGCCGGCCCGACCTTCACGCTGGGCCCGGACGAGATCGAACTCGGCATGGGCATCCATGGCGAGCCCGGCATCTGGCGCGACAGGCTCAAATCCGCCGATGCGCTTGCCGACGAGATGCTCGACCGGCTGCTAGCCGACCCGGTCGAGGGCGCCTCCAAGCGCGTCTCCGTGCTGGTCAACAGCCTGGGCGCGACGCCGCTGGAAGAGCTCTTCATCGTCTATCGCCGCATCGCCGCCACGCTTAGCGAGCGCGGGTTCAGCATCGTGCGGCCACTCGTCGGGCCGATGGTCACCTCCATGGAGATGGCCGGTATGTCGGTGTCGCTGCTGCATCTCGACGACGAGTTGGAAGCCCTGCTCGGCGCGCCGGCGGACTGCCCGTTCTGGAGGGTATGA
- a CDS encoding amidohydrolase family protein codes for MIIDCHAHVSAPQQLWAYRALLLAHQGWHAKGKVEVTDDEIRHALEIPEISAKGHFDLLREHGTHVQFVSPRPFHLMHNEKPEKLIHWFTEECHDIIARQCALYPDKFLGVCFLPQCSGSPIENALSELERCIERLGFVGCLFNPDPYENSGNEAPPLGDRYWYPLWEKLCELDVPGIVHATTSRSQRADYSVHLINEENIAIMGLLNSTVFQDFPTLKIVVPHGGGAVPYQLGRFDAASLRTKGNVRFRDKLRWLHYDTVLYTKEAIEFLIRTVGVDRCIFGTELPGVGSVVDPETGKQMDDLKPYIDAFDWLSPSEKRDIFEGNARKVFRIPEGRLPPMEA; via the coding sequence ATGATCATCGATTGCCATGCTCATGTCAGCGCCCCTCAGCAGCTCTGGGCCTATCGTGCCTTGCTCTTGGCGCACCAGGGCTGGCACGCCAAGGGCAAGGTCGAGGTCACCGACGACGAGATCCGGCATGCTCTCGAGATCCCGGAGATCTCGGCCAAGGGGCATTTCGATCTGCTCAGGGAACACGGCACGCATGTCCAGTTCGTCTCGCCGCGCCCTTTCCACCTCATGCACAACGAGAAGCCGGAAAAGCTGATCCACTGGTTCACCGAGGAGTGTCACGACATCATCGCGCGGCAATGCGCGCTGTATCCCGACAAGTTTCTCGGCGTCTGCTTTCTGCCGCAATGCTCTGGCTCGCCGATCGAGAACGCGCTGTCGGAGCTCGAACGCTGCATCGAACGGCTCGGCTTCGTCGGCTGCCTGTTCAACCCCGACCCTTACGAGAACTCCGGCAACGAGGCACCGCCTTTGGGCGACCGCTACTGGTATCCGCTCTGGGAGAAGCTGTGCGAGCTCGATGTGCCGGGCATCGTCCACGCCACCACCTCGCGCTCGCAGCGCGCCGATTACAGCGTCCACCTGATCAACGAGGAAAACATCGCGATCATGGGGCTGTTGAACTCGACGGTTTTCCAGGATTTCCCGACGCTCAAGATCGTCGTGCCCCATGGGGGCGGTGCTGTGCCCTATCAGCTCGGCCGGTTCGACGCCGCCTCGCTGCGGACCAAGGGCAATGTCCGCTTCCGCGACAAGCTGCGCTGGCTGCACTACGATACGGTACTCTACACCAAGGAGGCCATCGAGTTCCTCATCCGGACGGTCGGCGTTGATCGCTGCATCTTCGGCACGGAACTTCCCGGCGTAGGCTCGGTCGTTGATCCCGAGACCGGCAAGCAGATGGACGACCTTAAACCCTATATCGACGCTTTCGACTGGCTGAGCCCGAGCGAAAAGCGCGATATCTTCGAGGGCAACGCTCGCAAGGTCTTCCGTATTCCCGAAGGCCGGCTGCCGCCGATGGAAGCCTGA
- a CDS encoding dihydroxyacetone kinase subunit L: MGITVAMLAQAAKRAAARAVLVEDELNRADGQLGDGDTGVMLRRLFETIAAAVPDAETDLGVAFRAVAMACSSATGSSLGTLVTVSMLTLAKATKGRTDIPYAELGDLLETVRDTMLTRGGAALGDKTVIDILDAVAGAIKRRDEPAEIARRASAAASNCLDSFRQRPNRIGRARMFAEKSVGLDDPGMLAFASLLDAVAPAA, translated from the coding sequence ATGGGCATCACGGTTGCGATGCTTGCCCAAGCCGCCAAACGCGCCGCCGCGCGGGCAGTGCTCGTCGAGGACGAGCTCAACAGGGCCGACGGCCAGCTCGGAGACGGCGACACCGGCGTGATGCTGCGCCGGCTGTTCGAGACGATCGCGGCGGCCGTGCCGGACGCCGAGACGGATCTTGGGGTGGCGTTCCGCGCTGTCGCGATGGCCTGTTCGAGCGCGACCGGCTCCAGTCTCGGCACGCTGGTCACGGTCTCGATGCTGACCCTCGCCAAGGCGACCAAGGGGCGAACCGACATCCCCTACGCCGAACTCGGCGACCTGCTGGAGACGGTGCGCGACACCATGCTGACGCGCGGAGGGGCGGCGCTTGGTGACAAGACCGTGATCGACATCCTCGATGCGGTGGCGGGCGCGATCAAGCGGCGCGACGAGCCAGCAGAAATCGCGCGCCGGGCTTCTGCTGCTGCTTCGAACTGCCTCGACAGCTTCCGGCAGCGTCCCAACCGGATCGGCCGGGCGCGCATGTTTGCGGAGAAAAGCGTCGGCCTTGACGATCCCGGTATGCTGGCATTCGCAAGCCTGCTGGACGCGGTCGCGCCGGCCGCCTGA
- a CDS encoding Bug family tripartite tricarboxylate transporter substrate binding protein, with the protein MAITRRRLIQAAGATLALPGIARAAGYPERDITLLVPWPPGGGTDTLARTLVKNAQKYLGASVTVVNRTGGNGVVGMQAGAQAKPDGYTLSLITLHLSSYRLLGVNPLSYRDFEPLALLNRSLGVLAVKADSPFQTLKDLIEYAKANPGVVTVGNSGAGAPPHLSAALIAKTYGFKWTLVPFEGTAPARTAVAGGHITVLASGADEALQFYKTKQMRYLAITADQRHPSFQEVPTIAEAGYPVDGLILDWRGIAVPKGTPPEIQTVLMEGIRKMANDPDYIQLMDNLALPRANMEGEQFRQFLESMEQNMAPALKEVGLLKA; encoded by the coding sequence ATGGCGATCACGCGGAGACGGTTGATCCAGGCGGCGGGCGCAACCCTCGCTTTGCCGGGCATTGCGCGCGCTGCGGGCTATCCCGAACGCGACATCACTCTTCTTGTGCCCTGGCCGCCGGGCGGCGGTACCGATACGCTGGCGCGGACATTGGTGAAAAACGCGCAGAAATATCTCGGCGCCTCTGTCACGGTGGTCAACCGCACAGGCGGCAACGGCGTCGTCGGCATGCAGGCCGGCGCCCAGGCCAAACCCGATGGCTACACGCTCTCGCTGATCACGCTGCACCTGTCGAGCTACCGGCTGCTCGGCGTCAATCCGCTGTCCTATCGCGATTTCGAGCCGCTGGCGCTGCTCAACCGTTCGCTAGGCGTGCTGGCGGTCAAGGCGGACTCGCCGTTCCAGACGCTGAAGGATCTGATCGAATACGCCAAGGCCAATCCCGGCGTCGTCACGGTCGGCAATTCGGGCGCCGGCGCGCCGCCCCATCTCAGCGCCGCGCTGATCGCCAAAACATATGGTTTCAAATGGACGCTGGTGCCGTTCGAGGGCACGGCGCCGGCGCGCACCGCAGTTGCGGGCGGCCACATCACGGTGCTGGCCTCGGGCGCCGACGAGGCGCTGCAATTCTACAAGACCAAGCAGATGCGCTATCTAGCGATCACGGCCGACCAGCGCCATCCCTCTTTCCAGGAGGTTCCCACGATCGCCGAGGCCGGCTATCCGGTCGACGGGCTGATCCTTGACTGGCGCGGCATCGCCGTGCCCAAGGGGACCCCGCCAGAGATTCAGACGGTGCTGATGGAAGGCATCCGCAAGATGGCGAATGATCCGGACTACATCCAGCTGATGGACAATCTCGCCTTGCCGCGAGCGAATATGGAAGGCGAGCAGTTCAGGCAATTCCTCGAGAGCATGGAGCAGAACATGGCTCCGGCCCTCAAGGAAGTCGGGCTGCTCAAAGCCTGA
- a CDS encoding tripartite tricarboxylate transporter permease yields MFDLGLLAQGFVHVFEPRIFGFLILGTVLGIIVGAIPGLTATMAIALLIPFTFAMTPIAGIVMLLAIYASGIYAGGIASILIRTPGTPAAAATLLDGYPMAQKGEAGRAIGIATISSGIGGLFSALALAIFAPLLASFALRFSAPEYFALAVFGLTVTMTLAADQPVKGLASVLVGLFVAMIGLDPIGGFPRLTFGFGELSGGVNFVAVMIGLFSLSEVFRQMEGMRDLPPTPPAVRNVLPKLREILGFWKVYVRSCLFGIVVGVTPGVGAETSSFLSYAETKRSDPDPDRFGKGAPEGVAAAQSAENASTGGDLLPMLTLGVPGDAATAVLMGALTIHNLQPGPLLFQERPDLIHQIFAGMICANIAFVVIGLAGARFFARIVQIDRRVLVPIVCLLSLVGAYAIDNNPFDIWVTLTFGVIGWQMQRNGFPVSPLVLGVILGVMMESNLRRSLVMGQGDLGLFLSRPIALGILAVAVLVFFASIRRARRTRIAKAQPA; encoded by the coding sequence ATGTTCGACCTCGGACTTCTCGCCCAAGGCTTCGTCCATGTCTTCGAGCCGCGCATCTTCGGCTTCCTGATCCTGGGCACGGTGCTCGGCATCATCGTCGGGGCGATCCCGGGGCTGACGGCGACCATGGCGATCGCGCTGCTAATCCCCTTCACCTTCGCGATGACGCCGATCGCCGGGATCGTGATGCTGCTCGCGATCTATGCCAGCGGCATCTATGCCGGCGGCATCGCCTCGATCCTGATCCGCACGCCGGGTACGCCGGCCGCTGCGGCTACCCTGCTCGACGGCTATCCGATGGCGCAGAAGGGCGAAGCCGGCCGCGCCATCGGCATCGCCACGATCTCGTCAGGCATCGGCGGGTTGTTCTCGGCGCTGGCGCTGGCGATCTTCGCGCCGCTGCTGGCGTCCTTTGCGCTGCGCTTCTCGGCGCCGGAATATTTCGCGCTGGCGGTCTTCGGCCTCACCGTGACGATGACGCTGGCCGCCGACCAGCCGGTCAAGGGCCTCGCCAGCGTGCTGGTCGGTCTTTTCGTCGCGATGATCGGGCTCGATCCGATCGGCGGGTTTCCCCGCCTGACTTTCGGCTTCGGCGAGCTTTCGGGTGGCGTGAATTTCGTCGCGGTGATGATCGGGCTGTTCTCACTGTCGGAGGTGTTCCGGCAGATGGAGGGCATGCGCGATCTGCCGCCGACGCCGCCGGCGGTTCGCAACGTCCTGCCGAAGCTGCGCGAGATCCTTGGCTTCTGGAAGGTCTATGTCCGCTCCTGCCTGTTCGGCATCGTCGTCGGCGTGACGCCGGGCGTAGGCGCGGAAACCTCGAGCTTCCTGTCCTATGCCGAAACCAAGCGCTCCGATCCCGATCCCGACCGCTTCGGCAAGGGCGCGCCCGAGGGGGTCGCCGCGGCCCAAAGCGCCGAGAACGCGAGCACCGGCGGGGACCTGCTGCCGATGCTGACGCTCGGCGTGCCGGGCGATGCCGCCACCGCCGTGCTGATGGGTGCGCTGACGATCCACAACCTCCAGCCCGGCCCGCTGCTCTTCCAGGAACGGCCCGATCTGATCCACCAGATCTTCGCCGGCATGATCTGCGCGAATATCGCCTTCGTGGTCATCGGTCTCGCCGGAGCCCGCTTCTTTGCCCGCATCGTCCAGATCGACCGGCGTGTGCTGGTGCCGATCGTCTGTCTGCTCAGCCTGGTCGGCGCATATGCGATCGACAACAACCCCTTCGACATCTGGGTGACGCTCACCTTCGGCGTGATCGGCTGGCAGATGCAGCGCAACGGCTTTCCGGTTTCGCCGCTGGTGCTCGGCGTCATTCTCGGCGTGATGATGGAATCCAATCTGCGCCGCTCGCTCGTGATGGGGCAGGGCGATCTCGGGCTCTTCCTGTCGCGGCCGATCGCGCTTGGCATCCTGGCGGTGGCGGTGCTGGTCTTCTTTGCCTCGATCCGCCGGGCGCGGCGGACACGGATCGCGAAGGCCCAGCCCGCCTGA
- a CDS encoding SDR family NAD(P)-dependent oxidoreductase, which translates to MMDYRSAFDFSGKRVLVIGASRGGIGAAIADGFSQCGARVSITGVEPEPIEVDRGRFAYASLDVADGAAVSAFADGFGGLDVLVNCAGMARRNDEYDPDMFGRVMAVNLHGYFHLANAFRDSLSASRGAIVAIASMYAQFGSPRVPAYGASKAGVAQLTRSLAIEFAPLGIRVNAISPGFIVTEQTAKSRADATHYQRVLDRTPSGRWGEPHDIVGPALFLASPAAAFVTGANLAADGGYTAV; encoded by the coding sequence ATGATGGATTATCGTTCCGCTTTCGATTTCTCGGGCAAGCGGGTGCTCGTCATCGGCGCGAGCCGCGGCGGCATCGGCGCCGCCATCGCCGACGGCTTTTCGCAATGTGGCGCGCGGGTTTCGATCACCGGCGTCGAGCCTGAGCCGATCGAGGTCGATCGCGGCCGCTTCGCCTATGCCAGCCTCGACGTCGCCGATGGCGCGGCGGTGAGCGCCTTCGCAGACGGGTTTGGCGGGCTAGATGTGCTCGTCAACTGCGCCGGCATGGCCAGGCGCAACGACGAATATGATCCCGATATGTTCGGGCGGGTTATGGCCGTCAATCTCCATGGCTATTTCCATCTCGCCAACGCCTTTCGCGACAGCCTTTCGGCTTCGCGCGGCGCGATCGTCGCGATCGCCTCGATGTATGCGCAGTTCGGCAGCCCGCGCGTGCCGGCCTATGGCGCGAGTAAGGCCGGCGTCGCCCAGTTGACGCGTTCGCTGGCGATCGAGTTCGCCCCGCTGGGCATCCGTGTCAATGCCATTTCCCCCGGCTTCATCGTCACCGAGCAGACGGCCAAATCCCGCGCCGACGCGACACATTACCAACGCGTACTCGACCGAACGCCGTCAGGCCGCTGGGGCGAGCCCCATGACATCGTGGGACCTGCGCTGTTCCTCGCCTCGCCGGCCGCAGCCTTCGTCACCGGCGCCAATCTGGCGGCCGATGGCGGCTATACCGCCGTCTGA
- a CDS encoding tripartite tricarboxylate transporter TctB family protein, producing the protein MALLTLATVIFIESRGWPKAVDVAGDPTLVARALAMLMLPIAAILFLRPGLADDATGEPGKVLLAVAIMAAFGAAMPWLGLPLTGVFALLALQRLNGVGWQRAIVAAVIVMTLIWGSFVTLLHVPLPAGTIWTSLTAAFGL; encoded by the coding sequence TTGGCTTTGCTCACTCTTGCCACCGTGATCTTCATCGAGTCGCGAGGCTGGCCGAAGGCGGTCGATGTTGCCGGCGATCCGACTTTGGTCGCGCGCGCGCTCGCGATGCTGATGCTGCCGATCGCGGCTATCCTGTTCTTGCGGCCGGGCCTGGCCGACGATGCCACGGGTGAGCCCGGCAAGGTGCTGCTCGCCGTCGCGATCATGGCCGCCTTTGGCGCGGCGATGCCTTGGCTCGGCCTGCCGCTGACCGGCGTGTTCGCGCTGCTCGCCCTCCAGCGCCTGAACGGCGTCGGCTGGCAACGCGCCATCGTAGCGGCCGTCATCGTGATGACGCTGATCTGGGGCTCCTTCGTGACGCTCCTGCATGTGCCGCTGCCGGCGGGAACGATCTGGACCTCCCTTACGGCGGCCTTTGGCCTCTGA
- a CDS encoding IclR family transcriptional regulator produces MVASRGADDTLKSLSKVVRILDCFSTTNRALSLSEVCERTGYPRSTTHRLLASLKEVGFLDQDKQRDRYRLGIKLFELGNTVLSSMDLHREARPFVEQLGRLTGHLVHLAVFDGRQAVVIHRSDPSADSHAPITHIEAAPVHCTSVGKAILAFQPQSVLERIIEAGLRRFTTTTISDPDELRRELETTRQRGYAIDNAEHQPGLRCIGAPIRDQHGRVIAGISISGPAFRLPDAQIDALAEMVVYNANAVSAQL; encoded by the coding sequence ATGGTCGCTAGCCGCGGCGCCGACGACACGCTCAAGTCGCTCTCGAAGGTCGTCCGCATTCTCGACTGCTTCTCGACGACCAACCGCGCCCTCTCGCTGTCCGAGGTCTGCGAGCGCACCGGCTATCCGCGCAGCACCACGCACCGCTTGCTCGCCTCACTGAAGGAAGTCGGCTTTCTCGACCAGGACAAGCAGCGCGACCGTTACAGGCTCGGGATCAAGCTGTTCGAGCTTGGCAACACCGTCTTGTCGAGCATGGATCTGCATCGTGAGGCGCGGCCTTTCGTCGAGCAACTCGGTCGCCTGACGGGCCATCTCGTGCATCTGGCTGTATTCGACGGGCGTCAGGCCGTGGTGATCCACCGCTCCGACCCATCGGCCGACAGTCATGCGCCGATCACGCATATCGAAGCCGCGCCGGTCCATTGCACCAGCGTCGGCAAGGCGATCCTGGCCTTCCAACCGCAATCCGTGCTGGAACGGATCATCGAGGCGGGCCTGCGCCGTTTCACGACCACAACGATCTCCGACCCCGACGAATTGCGCCGCGAACTCGAGACGACGCGGCAGCGAGGCTACGCCATCGACAATGCCGAGCACCAGCCGGGCCTGCGCTGCATCGGCGCGCCGATCCGCGACCAGCACGGCCGCGTCATCGCCGGCATCAGCATCAGCGGGCCTGCTTTCCGCCTGCCCGACGCCCAGATCGACGCGCTCGCCGAGATGGTCGTCTACAACGCCAACGCCGTCTCAGCGCAGCTTTGA
- a CDS encoding glycoside hydrolase family 88 protein: MRVTLAEVGTGWPHYADPETGRWTTTSRGDWTGCYWAGMLWIAEAAGAPVEASATRKALLRQTETRAGDDTVSRAFIFYFGAALGAILGRDREAERIAVLGARALARSYNPRARIIPIGSDSEEEHSMGPQHVTIDGLVGSLPLLAWAAQVTGDGELRHIAREDALRHREFCVRDDGSVCQSAQFDPRSGDLVRRYTHKGFSHDSTWGRAQAWAIVAFAAAAKWYPEEPLFLSTACAVADWWLAHAPADDCVLWDFDAPLGSFRDSSASAIAAAGLLKLAPHLREEQGKRYHAAAERQILALSNRYLTPIGAGEVRPPGMLIESCYNPHVALATRHELIWGSYYLYEGLAVLAGRLRPDVI; the protein is encoded by the coding sequence ATGCGCGTCACTCTTGCAGAGGTCGGCACCGGCTGGCCGCATTATGCCGACCCGGAAACCGGCCGCTGGACGACGACCTCGCGAGGGGACTGGACCGGCTGCTACTGGGCCGGGATGCTGTGGATTGCCGAGGCGGCCGGTGCTCCAGTCGAAGCCTCGGCGACGCGCAAGGCACTGCTGCGGCAGACGGAAACGAGGGCCGGCGACGACACGGTCTCGCGCGCCTTCATCTTCTATTTCGGCGCGGCGCTGGGCGCGATCCTCGGGCGCGACCGGGAGGCGGAGCGCATTGCGGTGCTCGGCGCCCGCGCCCTAGCGCGTTCCTATAACCCGCGCGCCCGGATCATTCCGATCGGCTCCGATTCCGAGGAAGAGCACAGCATGGGGCCGCAGCACGTCACGATCGACGGGCTCGTCGGCAGCCTGCCGCTGCTGGCCTGGGCAGCGCAGGTGACGGGCGACGGCGAATTGCGCCATATCGCACGCGAGGACGCCTTGCGGCATCGCGAATTCTGCGTGCGCGACGACGGCTCGGTGTGCCAGTCGGCGCAGTTCGACCCGCGCAGCGGCGATCTCGTGCGGCGCTACACCCATAAGGGGTTCTCGCACGACTCGACCTGGGGCCGCGCCCAGGCCTGGGCGATCGTCGCCTTTGCCGCGGCAGCGAAATGGTATCCGGAGGAGCCGCTCTTCCTGAGCACGGCCTGCGCCGTCGCCGATTGGTGGCTCGCCCACGCGCCGGCGGATGATTGCGTGCTGTGGGATTTCGATGCGCCGCTCGGATCGTTCCGCGACAGCTCTGCAAGCGCGATCGCCGCCGCCGGCCTGCTCAAGCTGGCGCCGCATCTGCGCGAGGAGCAGGGCAAGCGCTATCACGCCGCGGCCGAGCGCCAGATCCTGGCGCTCTCGAACCGCTATCTGACGCCCATCGGCGCCGGCGAGGTCCGCCCACCCGGCATGCTGATCGAGAGCTGCTACAATCCCCATGTCGCTCTGGCGACGCGGCACGAACTGATCTGGGGCAGCTACTACTTATATGAGGGTCTGGCGGTCCTGGCGGGCCGGCTGCGGCCCGATGTGATCTGA
- a CDS encoding HAD family hydrolase yields the protein MKGFARPGGIVFDCDGVLIDSNRVKGAAFRAALAGESEPGIARFFADFHAWPGQTRFALFARYFRDSAGYADWERRVTRSSEGFATTMQEVLTACQPLPGIDRYLDWLTSEGVPCAVVSAAQKADLDRVVVARGWSRHFVRICGAERGKPAEIEALLADGLLKRPLLYFGDTIVDMEAAEAVGARFCFVSSASEWTDGAARCGERGHAVIADFEAAPRW from the coding sequence ATGAAGGGGTTCGCGCGACCGGGTGGCATCGTCTTTGATTGCGACGGCGTGCTGATCGACTCCAATCGCGTCAAGGGCGCCGCATTCCGTGCGGCCCTCGCCGGCGAGTCCGAGCCGGGGATCGCGCGTTTCTTCGCGGATTTTCACGCCTGGCCTGGGCAGACGCGATTTGCGCTCTTCGCCCGCTATTTTCGCGATAGCGCCGGTTACGCGGATTGGGAACGGCGGGTTACCCGGAGTAGCGAGGGCTTCGCCACGACGATGCAGGAGGTGCTCACGGCCTGCCAGCCGCTGCCTGGCATCGATCGTTATCTCGACTGGCTGACGAGCGAGGGCGTCCCTTGCGCCGTGGTCTCGGCCGCGCAGAAAGCCGATCTCGACCGCGTCGTCGTGGCACGCGGCTGGTCGCGGCATTTCGTCAGGATCTGCGGAGCCGAGCGCGGCAAGCCGGCGGAGATCGAGGCGCTGCTCGCCGACGGCCTGCTCAAGCGTCCATTGCTCTATTTCGGCGACACGATCGTCGACATGGAGGCCGCCGAAGCCGTCGGAGCGCGCTTCTGCTTCGTGTCTTCCGCCAGCGAGTGGACGGATGGGGCGGCGCGCTGCGGCGAGCGCGGCCATGCCGTCATCGCGGATTTCGAGGCCGCGCCACGATGGTGA